A region from the bacterium genome encodes:
- the ptsP gene encoding phosphoenolpyruvate--protein phosphotransferase, whose protein sequence is GGNGTSPGFAAGPANLMDEHPHPAETADAAPVDATGELARLEKAIEEARMQTILLEKQVAGRLAEEDAGIFHTHLMVLEDRGFLEKLRREVGRGHGAATAVRVAVAGYLEAFGRMEDPYLRERAADIRDIGRRILAHLAGRGTPDPALGAEGIVVAAELLPSDMAALDPLRVLGIVTERGEATSHAAIMARSLGIPAVMGVKGALRAIAQGDQLILDANSGRVYVNPGEVVAAEYRRAEAERRRETDRLEGLRELPAVSADGVAVILRANIGLLSDVDVALRNGANGVGLYRTEFPYMVREDFPSREDQYRLYRRVVERFEGAPVTIRTLDVGGDKHLPYAAPAHEENPFMGLRSVRYSLENPEMFRTQIEAILMAGAHGPVRILFPLITSLDEVRRCKAVVAAAREALAREGLPFAAQVPLGVMIEVPAAVWQAPALAAEVDFFSVGTNDLVQYLLAADRTNPLVSRYYDHLHPAVLAALRHVAEAARREKCGLSICGEMASDPRAFVLLFGLGYREFSLPAPFIPRIKQLLAAVSSADAAETAAACLREGEATRIAALLDEAITRAGTAR, encoded by the coding sequence GGCGGCAACGGCACCAGCCCGGGCTTCGCCGCGGGGCCCGCGAACCTCATGGACGAGCACCCGCACCCCGCCGAGACGGCGGACGCGGCGCCGGTCGACGCCACGGGCGAGCTGGCGCGGCTCGAGAAGGCGATCGAGGAGGCGCGGATGCAGACCATCCTCCTCGAGAAGCAGGTCGCCGGGCGCCTCGCCGAGGAGGACGCCGGCATCTTCCACACGCACCTGATGGTCCTCGAGGACCGCGGCTTCCTCGAGAAGCTGCGGCGCGAGGTCGGGCGCGGCCACGGCGCGGCGACGGCGGTGCGGGTGGCCGTCGCCGGCTACCTCGAGGCGTTCGGGCGGATGGAGGACCCCTATCTGCGCGAACGCGCCGCGGACATCCGCGATATCGGCCGGCGCATCCTCGCGCACCTGGCGGGCCGCGGCACGCCGGACCCGGCGCTGGGCGCCGAGGGCATCGTCGTGGCCGCCGAGCTGCTGCCGTCGGACATGGCCGCGCTCGACCCGTTGCGGGTGCTGGGCATCGTCACCGAGCGCGGCGAGGCCACCTCGCACGCCGCCATCATGGCGCGCTCGCTCGGCATTCCCGCGGTCATGGGCGTCAAGGGCGCGCTGCGTGCCATCGCCCAGGGCGACCAGCTGATCCTGGACGCGAACTCCGGGCGCGTCTACGTCAACCCCGGCGAGGTGGTCGCCGCGGAGTACCGCCGGGCCGAGGCGGAGCGCCGCCGCGAGACCGACCGGCTCGAGGGGCTGCGCGAGCTGCCGGCGGTCAGCGCCGACGGCGTCGCCGTGATCCTGCGCGCGAACATCGGCCTGCTCAGCGACGTCGACGTGGCGCTGCGCAACGGCGCCAACGGCGTCGGGCTCTATCGCACCGAGTTCCCCTACATGGTGCGCGAGGACTTCCCCAGCCGCGAGGACCAGTACCGGCTCTACCGGCGCGTCGTCGAGCGCTTCGAGGGGGCGCCGGTGACGATCCGCACCCTGGACGTCGGCGGCGACAAGCACCTGCCGTACGCGGCGCCCGCGCACGAGGAGAACCCCTTCATGGGGCTGCGCTCGGTGCGCTACTCGCTGGAGAACCCGGAGATGTTCCGCACCCAGATCGAGGCGATCCTCATGGCCGGGGCGCACGGCCCGGTGCGGATTCTCTTCCCGCTGATCACGAGCCTCGACGAGGTGCGCCGCTGCAAGGCGGTCGTCGCGGCGGCGCGCGAGGCCCTCGCGCGGGAGGGCCTGCCTTTCGCGGCCCAGGTCCCGCTCGGCGTGATGATCGAGGTCCCGGCCGCGGTCTGGCAGGCGCCGGCCCTGGCGGCGGAGGTGGACTTCTTCTCGGTCGGCACGAACGACCTCGTGCAGTACCTGCTGGCGGCCGACCGCACGAACCCGCTCGTGAGCCGCTACTACGACCACCTGCACCCGGCGGTGCTCGCGGCGCTGCGCCACGTCGCCGAGGCCGCGCGCCGCGAGAAGTGCGGCCTGTCGATCTGCGGCGAGATGGCCTCGGACCCGCGGGCGTTCGTGCTGCTCTTCGGTCTCGGCTACCGCGAGTTCTCGCTGCCCGCGCCGTTCATCCCGCGGATCAAGCAGCTGCTCGCGGCCGTTTCGTCGGCGGACGCGGCCGAGACGGCCGCCGCGTGCCTGCGCGAGGGGGAGGCGACGCGCATCGCCGCCCTCCTCGACGAAGCCATCACCCGGGCCGGCACTGCTCGCTGA
- a CDS encoding ammonia-forming cytochrome c nitrite reductase subunit c552, with translation MKMWGITLGILAAGGLSLALAAGCATAPAFGGGFKVADCYGCHDTIEKLHAKGKHAGVLCDACHTGLDKHLADEKARPATRFDWQACGVCHKAQFESFLETAYHRPARDEKSQLTNRSPNPFWDKLMMGHGFTKEHNLTRSHVWMVVDQFVVDRAFGGRFQPKKGWEYVAEKGGKTTWEYLVDTHPENNEHKPWLAQTAAAANPTCMQCKTQDNILTWPYLGDPAAKGATFTRASNVVDVARTVNYALNCFICHDPHAARPRIVRDGLIQALTRPEADTLWHKDPNRTRIEVVDMGMRGFPRKIALLEKYDSRLLCGQCHVEYNCNPGTDVKTGQPVKFDDPRTNHFPFKDALGLYDHYVNQIGFLDFKHPLTGGLLWKAQHPEAETFYNSVHARAGASCTDCHMAKRKGADGRTYTSHFVVSPRYQLKETCLRCHANLTEETAAYTIDSVKAYTRGRLRKAEFWLSALIDKIVEGKKAKLPDDVIKQAQDQHLRAHVLWEYWTAENSDGYHNPELARDSLTKSIDESQKGIKLVNDALAPPPPPAAPAPAK, from the coding sequence ATGAAGATGTGGGGAATCACACTCGGAATCCTCGCCGCCGGGGGGCTGTCGCTGGCCCTGGCAGCGGGGTGCGCGACCGCCCCGGCCTTCGGCGGGGGCTTCAAAGTGGCCGACTGCTACGGCTGCCACGACACGATCGAGAAGCTCCACGCCAAGGGCAAGCACGCGGGCGTCCTCTGCGACGCGTGCCACACGGGCCTCGACAAGCACCTCGCCGACGAGAAGGCGCGCCCGGCGACCCGGTTCGACTGGCAGGCCTGCGGCGTCTGCCACAAGGCCCAGTTCGAGAGCTTCCTCGAGACGGCGTACCACCGCCCGGCCCGCGACGAGAAGAGCCAGCTCACGAACCGCTCGCCGAATCCCTTCTGGGACAAGCTGATGATGGGCCACGGGTTCACGAAGGAGCACAATCTCACCCGCAGCCACGTCTGGATGGTCGTCGACCAGTTCGTGGTCGACCGGGCCTTCGGCGGGCGCTTCCAGCCGAAGAAGGGCTGGGAGTATGTGGCCGAGAAGGGCGGGAAGACGACCTGGGAGTACCTCGTCGACACCCACCCCGAGAACAACGAGCACAAGCCCTGGCTGGCGCAGACCGCCGCCGCGGCCAACCCCACCTGCATGCAGTGCAAGACGCAGGACAACATCCTCACCTGGCCGTACCTCGGCGACCCAGCCGCGAAGGGGGCGACGTTCACGCGCGCATCCAACGTCGTCGACGTGGCGCGCACCGTGAACTACGCACTCAATTGCTTCATCTGCCACGACCCCCACGCGGCGCGGCCGCGCATCGTGCGCGACGGGCTGATCCAGGCGCTGACCCGGCCGGAGGCCGACACGCTCTGGCACAAGGACCCCAACCGCACCAGGATCGAGGTCGTCGACATGGGCATGCGCGGCTTCCCGCGCAAGATCGCCCTGCTCGAGAAATACGACTCGCGCCTGCTCTGCGGGCAGTGCCACGTCGAGTACAACTGCAACCCCGGGACCGACGTCAAGACCGGCCAGCCGGTGAAGTTCGACGACCCACGCACCAACCACTTCCCCTTCAAGGACGCGCTCGGGCTCTACGACCACTACGTGAACCAGATCGGCTTCCTGGACTTCAAGCACCCGCTGACCGGCGGCCTGCTCTGGAAGGCGCAGCACCCCGAGGCCGAGACCTTCTACAACTCCGTGCACGCCAGGGCGGGGGCGTCCTGCACCGACTGTCACATGGCCAAACGCAAGGGGGCGGACGGCAGGACCTACACCTCGCACTTCGTGGTCTCGCCGCGCTACCAGCTCAAGGAGACCTGCCTGCGCTGCCACGCGAACCTGACCGAGGAGACCGCCGCCTACACGATCGACTCGGTCAAGGCCTACACGCGCGGGAGGCTGCGCAAGGCGGAGTTCTGGCTCTCGGCGCTGATCGACAAGATCGTCGAGGGGAAGAAGGCCAAGCTCCCGGACGATGTGATCAAACAGGCGCAGGACCAGCACCTGCGGGCGCACGTGCTCTGGGAGTACTGGACCGCCGAGAACTCGGACGGCTACCACAACCCCGAGCTGGCGCGCGATTCGCTGACGAAGTCGATCGACGAGTCGCAGAAGGGCATCAAGCTCGTCAACGATGCCCTCGCCCCGCCGCCACCGCCTGCGGCGCCCGCACCCGCCAAGTAG
- a CDS encoding peptidylprolyl isomerase produces MAQVKKGDRVKFNYALKLKDGKVFETNFGSAPLELTVGKGKAIKGLENALIGMSVGQAKTAVVKPAEGYGPKDQALIRALPAAELPAGTALAVDTEVSFARADGSRVEGRIAKVDGETVTVDGNHPLAGRNLTFEIKLVAIG; encoded by the coding sequence ATGGCACAGGTGAAGAAGGGCGATCGGGTCAAGTTCAACTACGCGCTCAAGCTCAAGGACGGGAAGGTCTTCGAGACCAACTTCGGCTCGGCGCCGCTCGAGCTGACGGTGGGCAAGGGCAAGGCGATCAAGGGCCTGGAGAACGCGCTCATCGGCATGAGCGTGGGCCAGGCCAAGACCGCGGTCGTCAAGCCGGCCGAGGGCTACGGACCGAAGGACCAGGCGCTGATCCGGGCGCTGCCGGCCGCCGAGCTCCCCGCCGGGACGGCCCTCGCGGTGGACACCGAGGTCTCCTTCGCCCGCGCCGACGGCTCGCGGGTCGAGGGCCGGATCGCCAAGGTGGACGGCGAGACGGTCACGGTCGACGGCAACCACCCGCTCGCCGGCCGCAACCTGACGTTCGAGATCAAGCTCGTCGCCATCGGCTGA